The Methylomagnum ishizawai genome has a window encoding:
- a CDS encoding DVUA0089 family protein, which translates to MKKLRSLITATALALGMHTAHAASFSYTGTFAVDEQLQLFTFHINNPSSSVVIETLSQAGGVNSQGTTIAPGGFETYLALFDNSTGALLTDTASKSVDLGIDAMISIVGTLAAGDYTVALTEYDNIALGPTLSDGFAFDLGLTNFCVYSDTLCNGNDGHWALDINTVDGAAIIPEPAPLGLGLIGLAALWPFARRRAVPSA; encoded by the coding sequence ATGAAAAAGCTTCGATCCCTAATCACGGCGACGGCCCTAGCCTTGGGGATGCACACCGCCCACGCCGCCAGTTTCAGCTATACCGGTACGTTCGCCGTCGACGAGCAGTTGCAACTCTTCACCTTCCACATCAACAACCCTTCGTCCTCCGTCGTCATCGAGACGCTCTCCCAGGCCGGCGGCGTCAACAGCCAAGGCACCACCATCGCCCCCGGCGGTTTCGAAACCTATCTGGCACTGTTCGACAACAGCACGGGCGCCCTACTCACCGACACCGCCAGCAAAAGCGTCGACCTGGGAATCGACGCCATGATCAGCATCGTCGGTACCCTGGCCGCCGGCGACTACACCGTGGCCCTGACCGAATACGACAATATCGCCCTCGGCCCCACCCTCAGCGACGGCTTCGCCTTCGACCTGGGCCTGACCAATTTTTGCGTTTACAGCGATACCCTTTGCAATGGCAACGACGGCCACTGGGCCTTGGATATCAACACGGTCGATGGCGCGGCCATCATCCCGGAACCGGCCCCGTTGGGCCTGGGCCTGATCGGCCTGGCCGCGCTCTGGCCGTTCGCACGGCGCCGGGCGGTCCCCTCGGCCTGA
- a CDS encoding phage tail protein, with protein sequence MDGYIGQITPFAGTFAPRNWHFCDGSVLPIQQYSALFSIIGTTYGGDGRSNFALPDLRGRTIVGAGSGPGLSPRVAGAKSGAETVTLSTAQIPAHAHALTAQANVSIPGTKASTNTGTQPSPAGNVLSVPTDGGGLGVQPYTEAANANTTMGDSATATASFSNAPTTAVGGGTAHDNMQPYLAVNYIICLTGLYPARS encoded by the coding sequence ATGGATGGTTATATCGGACAAATCACCCCTTTCGCGGGCACTTTCGCGCCACGCAATTGGCATTTTTGTGATGGATCAGTGCTACCTATACAACAATACTCCGCGCTGTTCTCCATAATAGGCACCACCTACGGTGGCGATGGCAGGAGCAACTTCGCCCTGCCCGACCTGAGGGGCCGGACGATAGTCGGTGCCGGCTCCGGTCCGGGGCTGTCCCCCCGCGTCGCAGGAGCCAAAAGCGGCGCGGAAACCGTCACGCTGTCCACCGCCCAAATCCCGGCCCACGCCCATGCCCTGACCGCCCAGGCCAACGTCTCCATCCCCGGCACCAAAGCTTCCACCAACACCGGCACCCAACCGTCCCCGGCCGGCAACGTCCTGTCCGTCCCCACGGACGGTGGCGGCCTCGGCGTCCAACCCTATACCGAGGCCGCCAACGCCAACACCACGATGGGCGATTCCGCCACCGCCACCGCCAGTTTCAGCAACGCGCCCACCACCGCCGTCGGCGGTGGTACGGCCCATGACAATATGCAGCCCTACTTGGCCGTGAACTACATCATCTGCCTCACCGGCCTGTACCCGGCCCGGTCGTAA
- a CDS encoding ribonucleotide-diphosphate reductase subunit beta, with protein MLNWEDPLAAFTARTPPPPFPVPAAEPVPAPSSVHGQPAQSIPSPAIRAAVGPGGATGLESIELGAKRIQVDDKRIINCRADLNQLVPFKYKWAWQKYLDACANHWMPQEINMNADIALWKSQDGLTPDERMIVKRNLGFFSTADSLVANNLVLAVYRHITNPECRQYLLRQAFEEALHTHAYQYVVESLAMDEGEVFNMYRELPAVARKAEWALPFTQSLGDPQFHTGTPAADQRLLRDLIAFYVIFEGIFFYVGFTQILSMGRRNKMTGTAEQFQYILRDESMHMNFGIDVINQIKLENPHLWSQPFQQEMLQTIREAVEIEIQYAYDTMPRGVLGLNAPMFEDYLKFIANRRCAQIGLPEQYPGAGNPFPWMSEILDLKKEKNFFETRVTEYQTGGALNWD; from the coding sequence ATGCTGAACTGGGAAGACCCCTTGGCCGCCTTCACCGCCCGCACGCCACCGCCGCCTTTCCCGGTCCCCGCCGCCGAACCCGTCCCGGCCCCGTCGTCGGTCCACGGCCAACCAGCCCAATCCATCCCCAGCCCAGCCATCCGAGCCGCAGTCGGCCCCGGCGGCGCGACCGGCCTCGAAAGCATCGAACTGGGAGCCAAACGCATCCAGGTGGACGACAAGCGCATCATCAACTGCCGCGCCGACCTCAACCAGCTCGTGCCCTTCAAGTACAAATGGGCTTGGCAGAAATACCTGGACGCCTGCGCCAACCACTGGATGCCGCAGGAAATCAACATGAACGCCGACATCGCCCTCTGGAAAAGCCAGGACGGGCTGACCCCGGACGAGCGCATGATCGTCAAGCGCAACCTGGGCTTCTTCTCCACCGCCGATTCCCTGGTGGCGAACAATCTGGTGCTGGCGGTCTACCGTCACATCACCAACCCCGAATGCCGCCAATACCTGTTGCGCCAAGCCTTCGAGGAAGCCCTGCACACCCACGCCTATCAATACGTGGTGGAATCCCTGGCGATGGACGAAGGCGAGGTCTTCAACATGTACCGGGAACTGCCCGCCGTGGCCCGCAAGGCCGAATGGGCTCTGCCCTTCACCCAATCGCTGGGCGACCCCCAGTTCCACACCGGCACGCCCGCGGCCGACCAACGCCTGCTGCGCGACCTCATCGCCTTCTATGTGATCTTCGAGGGCATCTTCTTCTATGTCGGCTTCACCCAGATATTGTCGATGGGCCGCCGCAACAAGATGACCGGAACCGCCGAGCAGTTCCAATACATCCTGCGCGACGAATCCATGCACATGAATTTCGGCATCGATGTCATCAACCAGATCAAGCTCGAAAACCCCCACCTGTGGAGCCAGCCCTTCCAGCAGGAGATGTTGCAGACCATCCGCGAGGCGGTCGAGATCGAAATCCAATACGCCTACGACACGATGCCGCGCGGCGTCCTCGGCCTGAACGCGCCGATGTTCGAGGACTACCTGAAGTTCATCGCCAACCGCCGCTGCGCCCAGATCGGCCTGCCCGAGCAATATCCGGGAGCCGGCAACCCCTTCCCCTGGATGAGCGAAATCCTCGACCTCAAGAAGGAAAAGAACTTCTTCGAGACGCGGGTGACCGAATACCAGACCGGTGGCGCGCTGAACTGGGATTGA
- a CDS encoding beta strand repeat-containing protein, with product MNARLPLRGAALAAAVLTPLTVQAVTAPTTADTNLAATSAGALPLVTIGSTSPGLLRFDLSSLPTNTIATDIAKARLVFFVKSAPASPSNVVLKIQSVDSAWSESTAIIGTSVTYGGTPILSGTLDSSNNATYYSVDVTNLLLEKYTMGATSIALGVQLDTSSTPGTTLTFDSKEAITTSHPAYLEIALNGPANSLSIGTVTTGAAGGPASASITGTSPNQTLNLTIPQGVAGTNGTNGTNGTNGTNGTNGVDGKTVLSGAGIPGTGLGVDGDFYIDTTLYSIYGPKNGDWGIGTSLIGPAGTNGANGTNGTNGTNGVNAYTTTNAAFTQPAVNATQTVNVDNGSWVSVGQVVYLAGGGYYTVAAKTATSVDLTNLGYTGNAGAGANIASGASLSPAGVQGSTTGTVTSIDVSSPLTKTGSSTAPTLGLGTVGVANGGTGATSLTGYVKGNGGGAMTASASVPGSDISGTVAVANGGTGATSLTGYVKGNGGGAMTASASVPGSDVSGNISGNAANVTGTVAIANGGTGATTAAGARSNLGLGNVATLNTNSSTSQFLRGDGSWATPPSGGSSATFSNAGAVPVSVALGTGMADIASFTVASNAIVTVTVATTVSNVGREIAITDNANNVITSLWIVGTPTTIDGNVALTAVLPSSGTTTYKLRGFAATASSVTVSSYTIRKVEF from the coding sequence ATGAACGCACGCCTCCCCCTCAGGGGCGCGGCCCTCGCCGCCGCTGTCCTGACCCCTCTCACCGTCCAGGCCGTCACCGCCCCGACCACCGCCGATACCAACCTGGCCGCAACCAGCGCCGGCGCGTTGCCACTCGTCACCATCGGCTCGACCTCGCCGGGGCTGCTGCGCTTCGACCTGTCATCCCTGCCCACCAACACCATCGCCACCGACATCGCCAAAGCCAGGCTGGTCTTTTTCGTGAAATCCGCCCCGGCCTCGCCGTCCAATGTGGTCCTGAAAATCCAATCGGTCGATAGCGCCTGGTCCGAAAGCACCGCCATCATCGGCACCAGCGTCACCTATGGCGGCACGCCGATCTTGAGCGGCACGCTCGACTCCAGCAACAACGCCACCTACTACTCGGTGGACGTGACCAATCTGCTCCTCGAAAAATATACGATGGGCGCCACCTCCATTGCCTTGGGGGTACAGTTAGATACCTCGTCCACGCCCGGGACGACCCTGACCTTCGACAGCAAGGAAGCGATCACCACCAGCCATCCCGCCTACCTCGAAATCGCCCTCAACGGCCCGGCCAACAGCCTCAGCATCGGCACGGTCACGACCGGCGCGGCGGGCGGCCCGGCGTCCGCCTCCATCACCGGGACCTCCCCCAACCAAACCCTGAACCTGACCATCCCGCAAGGCGTCGCCGGAACGAACGGGACTAATGGCACGAACGGGACCAATGGCACGAATGGGACCAACGGGGTGGATGGGAAAACCGTGCTGAGCGGTGCCGGCATCCCAGGGACCGGCCTGGGCGTCGATGGCGATTTCTACATCGACACCACGCTCTACAGCATCTACGGACCCAAGAACGGCGACTGGGGCATCGGCACCTCGCTGATCGGCCCGGCGGGGACCAATGGTGCCAACGGCACGAACGGAACCAATGGCACCAACGGCGTGAACGCCTACACCACCACCAACGCGGCATTCACCCAGCCGGCGGTCAACGCCACCCAGACCGTGAACGTCGACAACGGCAGTTGGGTATCGGTGGGGCAGGTGGTCTATCTGGCGGGCGGCGGCTATTACACGGTCGCCGCGAAGACCGCCACCAGCGTGGACCTCACCAACCTCGGCTACACCGGCAACGCCGGCGCGGGCGCCAACATCGCCTCCGGTGCCTCGCTCAGCCCGGCGGGCGTGCAAGGCTCCACCACCGGCACCGTGACCAGCATCGACGTCAGTTCCCCCCTCACCAAAACCGGCAGCAGCACCGCCCCGACCCTCGGCCTCGGCACCGTGGGGGTCGCCAACGGCGGCACCGGCGCGACCAGCCTCACCGGCTATGTCAAGGGCAACGGCGGCGGGGCCATGACCGCTTCCGCCTCGGTGCCCGGCTCCGATATTAGCGGCACCGTCGCCGTCGCCAATGGCGGCACCGGCGCGACCAGCCTCACCGGCTATGTCAAGGGCAACGGTGGCGGGGCCATGACCGCTTCCGCCTCGGTGCCCGGTTCCGATGTCAGCGGCAACATCTCCGGCAACGCCGCCAACGTCACCGGCACCGTCGCCATCGCCAACGGCGGCACCGGAGCCACCACGGCGGCCGGCGCCAGGAGCAACCTCGGCCTGGGCAACGTGGCGACCCTGAATACCAATAGCTCGACCTCCCAGTTCCTGCGCGGCGACGGTTCTTGGGCGACACCGCCCAGCGGCGGTTCGTCAGCCACCTTCAGCAACGCCGGTGCCGTCCCGGTCAGCGTCGCCCTGGGCACCGGCATGGCCGATATCGCGAGCTTCACGGTGGCCTCCAACGCCATCGTGACAGTCACCGTGGCGACCACCGTCAGCAACGTCGGCAGGGAGATCGCCATCACCGACAACGCCAACAACGTCATCACATCGCTCTGGATAGTGGGCACGCCGACCACGATTGACGGCAACGTTGCACTCACCGCAGTGCTGCCCTCGTCCGGCACCACGACCTACAAGCTCAGGGGCTTCGCGGCCACTGCCTCCAGCGTGACGGTGAGCAGCTACACCATCAGGAAAGTCGAGTTCTAA
- a CDS encoding Nif11-like leader peptide family natural product precursor codes for MPDTAAILDALRHALQQDPALQDRLFALEDPDAFAAALARLGGETGQPIAADTLLEAMRQGRREWIERDMPW; via the coding sequence ATGCCCGACACCGCAGCCATCCTCGACGCCTTGCGCCACGCCCTCCAACAAGACCCCGCCTTGCAAGACCGGCTGTTCGCCCTCGAAGACCCCGACGCATTCGCGGCGGCGCTGGCGCGGCTGGGCGGGGAAACCGGCCAGCCCATCGCCGCGGACACGCTGCTGGAAGCCATGCGGCAAGGGCGGCGCGAATGGATCGAAAGGGATATGCCATGGTGA
- a CDS encoding ATP-binding protein, giving the protein MALKRITKAAEPLAVLTAIVCLYGQPGAGKTSIGGTAARPLLLDFDRGSHRSAFRPDTVQVESWADVAHMTRDDLAGYSTLVVDTAGRALDFLAAAMPSTEGKIQLKRPSGGLTLQGFGRLKDDFVSWLRKVNTFGLDVILICHDKEEKDGDQRIIRPDITGGSYHEIVKAADFVGYVAKLDGRNTVLDFNPTAQWIGKNSAGFPPLAVPDFAADPEWFAGIMARMKAALGGIAQRQKEAVDKLAGFRGQIEFAKNAGELDVWNALIEEAASLGKPLSLQAWTALKKAAEEQGLAYDKDAKAFQAKAEQREAA; this is encoded by the coding sequence ATGGCCTTGAAGAGAATCACCAAAGCCGCCGAGCCGCTGGCCGTCCTTACCGCCATCGTCTGCCTGTACGGCCAGCCCGGCGCGGGCAAGACCAGCATCGGCGGCACCGCCGCCCGCCCCCTGCTGCTCGACTTCGACCGCGGCTCCCACCGTTCCGCCTTCCGCCCCGACACCGTCCAGGTCGAATCCTGGGCCGATGTGGCCCACATGACCCGCGACGACCTCGCCGGCTATTCCACCCTGGTGGTGGACACCGCCGGCCGCGCCCTCGACTTCCTGGCGGCGGCGATGCCGTCCACCGAGGGCAAGATACAACTCAAGCGCCCCAGCGGCGGGCTGACCCTGCAAGGCTTCGGGCGGCTCAAGGACGACTTCGTGTCCTGGCTGCGCAAGGTCAACACCTTCGGCCTGGACGTCATCCTCATCTGCCACGACAAGGAGGAGAAGGACGGCGACCAGCGCATCATCCGCCCCGACATCACCGGCGGCTCCTACCACGAGATCGTCAAGGCGGCCGACTTCGTGGGCTACGTCGCCAAGCTGGACGGGCGCAACACCGTCCTCGACTTCAACCCCACCGCCCAATGGATCGGCAAGAACAGCGCCGGTTTCCCGCCGCTGGCCGTGCCCGACTTCGCCGCCGACCCCGAGTGGTTCGCCGGGATCATGGCCCGGATGAAGGCCGCGCTGGGCGGCATCGCCCAGCGCCAGAAGGAGGCGGTGGACAAGCTGGCCGGGTTCCGAGGCCAGATCGAGTTCGCCAAGAACGCCGGGGAACTGGACGTTTGGAACGCCCTGATCGAGGAGGCCGCGTCCCTGGGCAAGCCGCTGTCCCTGCAAGCCTGGACCGCGCTCAAGAAAGCCGCCGAGGAACAAGGGCTGGCTTACGACAAGGACGCCAAGGCGTTCCAGGCCAAGGCCGAGCAGCGGGAGGCGGCATGA
- a CDS encoding sulfotransferase, with translation MVNQDPLRGWIPFYLKHNQVHWGYMGRERFVEPFCLDTLHKLAGRPFNRLLRQRTGLEALLERAASHPGLPVRGLVFHMSRCGSTLAAQSLAALDDAVVLSEPPVLDTLLQWLAASPELDAAHGPALLRGLLSALGQPRRTEDRRLFVKTDGWHICHGERLLTAFPTTPWVFLHRDPVEVLVSQSRMLSAFAVPGGLVNHGLHPPPELLAHPLEHSAWVLGQILHAAIATLRRYPGGLLLGYDELPDGLDTRLAEHFGLELDGAALAAWRAVRARDAKLPGQSFRPDSAGKQASATPAIRAAAARWLDAPYAELLGLRGPIR, from the coding sequence ATGGTGAACCAAGACCCGCTGCGCGGCTGGATTCCGTTCTATCTCAAGCACAACCAAGTGCATTGGGGCTATATGGGGCGGGAACGCTTCGTCGAACCCTTCTGCCTGGACACCTTGCACAAACTGGCCGGGCGGCCTTTCAACCGGCTGCTGCGCCAGCGCACCGGGCTGGAGGCTTTGCTGGAGCGGGCGGCAAGCCATCCCGGTTTGCCGGTGCGCGGCTTGGTTTTCCATATGAGCCGTTGTGGTTCCACCCTCGCCGCCCAATCCCTGGCGGCCCTGGACGACGCGGTCGTGCTGTCGGAGCCCCCGGTCCTCGACACCTTGCTGCAATGGTTGGCCGCCTCGCCCGAATTGGACGCCGCCCACGGCCCGGCCTTGTTACGGGGGCTATTGTCCGCCCTCGGCCAACCCAGGCGGACGGAAGACCGCCGGTTGTTCGTGAAAACCGACGGCTGGCACATATGCCATGGCGAGCGGCTACTCACGGCCTTCCCCACGACACCCTGGGTCTTCCTCCACCGCGACCCGGTGGAAGTGCTGGTCTCGCAATCCCGGATGCTGAGCGCCTTCGCCGTGCCGGGCGGCTTGGTCAACCACGGCCTGCACCCGCCACCGGAACTGCTGGCCCACCCGCTGGAGCATAGCGCCTGGGTGCTGGGCCAAATCCTACACGCCGCCATCGCCACCCTGCGCCGATATCCGGGCGGCTTGCTGCTGGGCTACGACGAACTACCCGACGGGCTGGACACCCGCTTGGCGGAACATTTCGGCCTGGAGCTGGACGGGGCGGCGCTCGCCGCCTGGCGGGCCGTCCGCGCCCGCGACGCCAAACTACCGGGGCAAAGCTTCCGGCCCGATTCCGCCGGCAAACAAGCCAGCGCCACCCCGGCCATCCGCGCCGCGGCGGCCCGCTGGCTGGACGCGCCCTACGCGGAATTGCTGGGGCTGCGCGGACCCATCCGCTAG
- a CDS encoding zinc-finger-containing protein, producing the protein MNAPAKKTPWNPSRTATARVSNPLPVPERCPYCGGPVGIVNHREIYGREYGDWPWAYLCRPCDAHVGMHPFTHIPLGTLADRETREARKSAKAPFEALHRSRLMDRDAAYRLLAERLGIPQAECHFGWFDAALCARAKQAAESILREYRP; encoded by the coding sequence ATGAACGCCCCGGCGAAGAAAACCCCCTGGAATCCGAGCCGGACGGCCACGGCGCGGGTGTCCAACCCCCTGCCGGTCCCGGAACGGTGCCCCTATTGCGGCGGGCCGGTCGGGATCGTGAACCACCGGGAAATCTACGGGCGCGAGTACGGCGACTGGCCATGGGCCTACCTCTGCCGCCCGTGCGACGCCCACGTCGGGATGCACCCGTTCACCCACATCCCGCTGGGCACCCTGGCGGACCGGGAGACCCGCGAGGCGCGGAAATCGGCGAAAGCGCCCTTCGAAGCCCTGCACCGGAGCCGCCTGATGGACCGCGACGCCGCCTACCGGCTACTGGCCGAGCGGCTGGGCATCCCACAGGCCGAGTGCCATTTCGGATGGTTCGACGCGGCCCTGTGCGCCAGGGCGAAGCAAGCGGCTGAATCCATCCTGAGGGAGTACCGGCCATGA
- a CDS encoding tyrosine-type recombinase/integrase: protein MAEYMEGPSLDKKDPVRDHYSLKQLAPVFGGRELATLTRADARNYIAKRRDDKMQDATIRKEIGMFSAALNWARTELEWDVPNPFRSCKLQPAKTKDRWLKPEEADALLKAARNLPRAKHLADFIKLGLYAGLRPGEILGLEWSRVDLIRGLIYFGPEDQKNGKAGSVPINAQAREAILARASFRASWCPDSPWVFADRHGDRIACVKKSFHAARDEAGLGKDVTPHTLRRTCGSWLAQKGVPIQRISAFLRHSDIRVTDRVYAHLSQDSLREVATVLEVGAVSRSGFTHNKKA from the coding sequence ATGGCCGAATACATGGAAGGCCCGAGCCTCGACAAGAAAGACCCGGTGCGCGACCACTACAGCCTGAAACAACTGGCCCCGGTGTTCGGGGGGCGGGAACTCGCCACCCTCACCAGGGCGGACGCGAGGAACTACATCGCCAAGCGCCGGGACGACAAGATGCAGGATGCGACCATCAGGAAGGAAATCGGGATGTTCAGCGCCGCGCTGAACTGGGCACGAACCGAATTGGAATGGGACGTGCCGAACCCGTTCCGGTCTTGCAAGCTACAGCCCGCGAAGACCAAAGACCGGTGGCTGAAACCGGAGGAAGCCGACGCCTTGCTCAAAGCCGCCCGGAACCTGCCCAGGGCCAAGCACCTGGCGGACTTCATCAAGCTGGGGCTTTACGCGGGATTGAGGCCGGGGGAAATCCTCGGCTTGGAGTGGAGCCGGGTAGACCTGATTCGCGGTCTGATCTACTTCGGCCCCGAGGACCAGAAAAATGGGAAGGCGGGCAGCGTGCCGATCAATGCCCAGGCCCGCGAGGCGATTCTAGCACGGGCCAGTTTCCGGGCGTCGTGGTGCCCGGATTCGCCGTGGGTCTTCGCGGATCGCCATGGAGACCGGATCGCCTGCGTGAAGAAATCGTTCCACGCGGCCAGGGATGAGGCCGGGTTGGGCAAGGACGTGACGCCGCATACCTTGCGGCGGACCTGCGGGAGTTGGCTGGCCCAAAAAGGCGTACCGATCCAACGGATCAGCGCCTTCCTGCGGCATTCGGATATCCGGGTGACGGATCGGGTGTACGCGCACCTTTCCCAGGATTCCCTGCGGGAAGTGGCGACCGTGCTGGAAGTGGGCGCGGTTTCACGCTCGGGTTTCACGCACAACAAAAAAGCCTAG